Proteins found in one Bremerella volcania genomic segment:
- a CDS encoding sugar phosphate isomerase/epimerase family protein, whose amino-acid sequence MTTSQVILTGFADESANQKTAEQQFSAFAALGLEYYSIRFIDVGNGIKNVMELTKAEIAKLRTLEGEYGLNVSSLGSPIGKVKLLDQEDGTKNRFVPFKKYLEKDVSKACELAHAFETKLIRGFSFYHPKGTDPKDHIAQAVDQLGQIAEACHRSDLTFGLEVEANLIGQNGDILAEIHKKVNHPAMMLIFDAGNLVCQGYTPDEVYDQYVVMKPGMGWMHVKDYKITKPVGEKGHIDEDALKNFVPSDLGDSAYERIMRDFALSIPKLEKKLKKRGIPGVFCDLEPHVKGGGQFGGFSGPDGFGVALRGFCRVLDFAGVGYHLRDFEDVIAARGF is encoded by the coding sequence ATGACCACGTCCCAAGTGATTTTGACCGGTTTTGCTGACGAATCTGCCAACCAGAAGACGGCCGAACAACAGTTCAGCGCCTTCGCTGCTTTGGGGCTGGAATACTACAGCATTCGCTTCATCGACGTCGGCAACGGCATCAAGAATGTCATGGAGCTGACCAAGGCCGAGATCGCCAAGCTACGAACGCTGGAAGGCGAGTACGGCCTGAACGTTTCGTCCCTGGGCTCCCCCATCGGCAAGGTCAAGCTGCTCGATCAGGAAGACGGCACCAAGAACCGCTTCGTTCCCTTCAAGAAGTACCTGGAGAAGGACGTCAGCAAGGCGTGCGAACTGGCTCATGCGTTCGAGACCAAACTGATCCGCGGCTTCTCGTTCTATCACCCCAAGGGAACCGATCCGAAAGACCACATCGCCCAGGCCGTCGACCAACTCGGTCAAATCGCCGAGGCTTGCCACCGTAGCGATCTGACCTTCGGCTTGGAAGTCGAAGCCAACCTGATCGGCCAGAACGGCGACATCCTCGCCGAGATTCATAAGAAGGTGAATCACCCGGCCATGATGCTGATCTTCGACGCCGGCAACCTCGTCTGCCAAGGCTACACGCCTGACGAAGTATACGACCAGTACGTCGTCATGAAGCCAGGCATGGGCTGGATGCACGTTAAAGACTACAAAATCACCAAGCCCGTGGGCGAAAAGGGGCACATCGACGAAGACGCTTTGAAGAACTTCGTCCCGTCCGATCTGGGTGATAGCGCCTACGAACGCATCATGCGGGACTTTGCCTTGTCGATTCCGAAGCTGGAAAAGAAGTTGAAGAAGCGCGGCATCCCCGGCGTCTTCTGCGACCTGGAACCCCACGTCAAAGGTGGCGGTCAGTTCGGCGGCTTCAGCGGTCCCGACGGGTTCGGCGTGGCCCTGCGTGGTTTCTGCCGCGTCCTCGACTTCGCCGGCGTCGGCTACCACCTCCGCGACTTCGAAGACGTCATCGCCGCTCGCGGCTTTTGA
- a CDS encoding alkaline phosphatase D family protein produces the protein MGSLRIVAIAACILWANATIATAGPWQANGFKVGEVSATTAVVWTRLTKNQDRIDRPEVQPIIYYRNSKTGKLLLKPDDGREDWIVENVDNSVANKDTVYTPVPKYPEGESLETVDGAVPGAPGQVRVRYRAHGSQPWQETQWVTVGAEQDYTHSFRLKDLKPGTRYQVIVQSRLEEGHSGATLTGEFGTAPAASEERAVSFVVSTCQAYIHQDDREGGFKIYREMEKLHPDFFVQCGDFVYFDRMAKNLDLARWHFHRMFSLPFLRQFHQVVPCYYMKDDHDTWMDDCYPQMESVFMGTFTFEQGKQLFREQLPMSELPYRTFRWGKDLQIWLVEGREFRSNNKDPDGPHKTIWGAEQMAWFKQSVTESDATFKILMSPTPIVGPDRENKFDNHSNVNWKHEGDIVRQFIAQQKNMFVVCGDRHWQFASEDLETGIREFSCGPASDEHAGGWTNDMVRAEHHYLNVTGGFLGGFVEHQDGKPTLTFRYYDVAGKPLYEETFTAK, from the coding sequence GTGGGAAGCCTCCGAATTGTTGCGATTGCTGCGTGCATCCTCTGGGCTAATGCCACCATCGCCACGGCCGGGCCGTGGCAGGCCAACGGGTTCAAAGTGGGGGAAGTCTCGGCCACCACGGCGGTCGTCTGGACGCGCTTGACCAAGAATCAGGATCGCATCGATCGCCCCGAAGTACAGCCGATCATCTATTACCGCAATTCAAAAACAGGGAAGCTGCTGCTCAAACCGGATGACGGTCGGGAGGACTGGATCGTCGAGAACGTCGACAACAGCGTGGCCAATAAGGACACCGTGTACACGCCAGTGCCGAAGTATCCCGAAGGAGAGTCGCTTGAGACCGTCGACGGAGCGGTACCAGGTGCCCCAGGCCAGGTTCGCGTGCGGTACCGGGCGCACGGTAGCCAGCCGTGGCAAGAGACCCAGTGGGTCACCGTCGGTGCGGAACAGGATTATACCCATTCGTTTCGGCTCAAGGATCTGAAACCGGGAACACGCTACCAGGTGATCGTCCAGTCTCGTCTGGAAGAGGGGCATAGCGGAGCGACGCTCACTGGTGAGTTCGGAACGGCACCGGCGGCTTCGGAGGAAAGGGCCGTTTCGTTTGTGGTTTCCACGTGTCAGGCCTATATCCACCAGGACGATCGCGAAGGGGGCTTCAAAATCTATCGCGAAATGGAGAAGCTGCATCCTGACTTTTTCGTCCAGTGTGGTGACTTCGTTTACTTCGATCGCATGGCGAAGAATCTAGACCTGGCGCGGTGGCATTTTCATCGCATGTTCAGCCTGCCGTTTCTCCGTCAGTTTCACCAGGTGGTGCCGTGCTACTACATGAAGGACGATCACGATACGTGGATGGACGATTGCTATCCGCAGATGGAATCGGTCTTCATGGGGACGTTTACCTTCGAGCAAGGGAAACAGTTGTTTCGGGAACAATTGCCGATGAGCGAGCTTCCCTATCGGACGTTTCGCTGGGGGAAGGATCTGCAGATCTGGCTGGTGGAAGGGCGAGAGTTTCGCTCAAACAATAAAGACCCTGACGGTCCCCACAAGACGATCTGGGGGGCCGAGCAGATGGCATGGTTCAAGCAGTCAGTGACCGAGTCGGACGCGACCTTCAAGATCCTGATGTCGCCGACGCCGATTGTGGGGCCTGACCGCGAGAACAAGTTCGATAACCACTCCAACGTCAACTGGAAGCACGAAGGGGATATCGTCCGCCAGTTCATCGCCCAGCAGAAAAATATGTTCGTGGTGTGTGGTGATCGACACTGGCAATTTGCTTCGGAAGATCTGGAGACCGGCATCCGTGAGTTCTCGTGCGGCCCTGCTTCCGATGAGCACGCCGGCGGGTGGACCAACGATATGGTTCGGGCCGAACATCATTATCTGAATGTCACCGGAGGCTTCTTAGGCGGCTTTGTGGAACATCAGGATGGCAAGCCGACGTTGACCTTTCGCTATTACGACGTGGCAGGGAAACCACTGTATGAGGAAACGTTCACCGCGAAGTGA
- the queF gene encoding preQ(1) synthase, protein MSEENRGLLETFENQHPNRDYEIEISVPEFTSVCPKTGQPDFGTIHITYIPEALCVELKSLKMYMQAYRNQGIFYENVTNVILNDLVECLQPRWMQVRAEFTPRGGISSTITVEHYNETPPDELTVI, encoded by the coding sequence GTGTCAGAAGAGAATCGCGGACTTCTCGAAACCTTCGAGAACCAGCATCCCAACCGAGATTACGAGATCGAAATCAGTGTGCCTGAGTTCACTTCGGTCTGCCCCAAAACCGGTCAGCCTGATTTCGGCACGATTCATATCACGTACATTCCCGAAGCCCTGTGCGTGGAACTGAAGAGCCTGAAGATGTACATGCAGGCCTACCGCAATCAGGGGATCTTCTACGAAAACGTGACCAACGTCATCCTCAACGACCTGGTCGAGTGCCTACAGCCCCGCTGGATGCAAGTCCGAGCCGAATTCACCCCCCGCGGCGGCATCAGTTCGACCATCACCGTCGAACACTACAACGAAACGCCCCCGGATGAATTGACGGTGATTTAA
- a CDS encoding 7-carboxy-7-deazaguanine synthase QueE: MRIAEIYPSIQGEGLLTGEPSTFVRASGCNLRCWFCDTPHASWNPEGEDLSVAEILGRIELLEVEKVVLTGGEPMLFAEMIPLCEGIRRSGRHITIETAGTLHLPLPCDLMSISPKLSNSIPDAQDFPRWYKRHDQTRDQPEVIQRLIDEFPYQFKFVIDKREDCDEVLTYLGRFPGILRDRVYVMPQGTEQTQLEATTEWLKPWSQEHGLQLCHRKQIEWFGFARGT; this comes from the coding sequence GTGCGAATAGCTGAAATTTATCCATCGATCCAGGGCGAAGGCCTACTGACCGGCGAACCCAGCACGTTCGTCCGGGCCAGCGGTTGCAATTTGCGCTGCTGGTTCTGCGATACGCCGCATGCCTCGTGGAACCCCGAAGGGGAAGATCTCTCGGTGGCCGAGATCTTGGGCCGCATCGAACTGTTGGAAGTCGAAAAGGTGGTGCTTACCGGCGGCGAGCCGATGCTTTTTGCCGAGATGATTCCGCTGTGCGAGGGAATCCGGCGTTCGGGCCGCCATATCACGATTGAAACGGCCGGGACGCTGCATCTTCCCTTGCCATGCGATTTGATGTCGATCAGTCCCAAGCTTTCCAACTCAATACCGGATGCCCAGGACTTTCCGCGGTGGTACAAACGGCACGATCAGACGCGCGATCAACCCGAGGTGATTCAGCGGCTGATCGATGAGTTCCCGTATCAATTCAAGTTCGTGATCGATAAGCGGGAAGACTGCGACGAGGTGCTGACCTACCTGGGGAGGTTCCCCGGCATTCTTCGCGACCGGGTCTACGTGATGCCGCAAGGAACCGAACAGACCCAGTTGGAAGCGACTACCGAGTGGCTCAAGCCGTGGTCCCAGGAGCACGGCCTGCAGCTTTGCCACCGCAAGCAAATCGAATGGTTCGGATTTGCTCGCGGGACTTAG
- a CDS encoding FHA domain-containing protein gives MVQNNVAPRSKHDSRLLGKSTSALVLKIEGTERDGQIIRVHAPKCLIGSSADCQLRLIAADVQPKHCVIYRGSSGMIVKSWTRDTRVNGDTISEAWLRIGDRLSLGSLSFEVLEDQQSETTAASPTPPNQSKSQRKLRKRSNRRIRSLLDVVRKQKDSFSELQAKFDKTQQMVDSLLTREADAGDAAQAVEAETAQVRAERRKRHNQRARLLLHHVRNLITSNNAIQEELREQLEIKQNQVNEIRRELTANADATEEERARHRRLEADLQESEALIAHLKEQTSELQSREERLRERWISARKIGKNRVKSILSHLRGVRKQLSQLDGQSNEEDELGASRLTKLRLAYDDASRELNESRDSLKDAESELAWTQQELEQRQQHSEDLSRKIAELEQQLVDGQNAQPSGMPPEEAAQYESQLKTLRSQLEDATLRGDDLKLQLEELRQQNLELHQTINQQKEIEENWKNQLEDARQQCLDIRRQLEDERRLADLQSSHEEPEPTEEEQSAMNHLRSMGILRDTPSPTMPEESSYDESEDEIPEQSPAEDEAPSANPMTGLTSFPDFQFPEEETPQEPETEWESHEPVADTPADEPKPSTGSDDDISIDDYMQSLLARMRAKTGEPEPPPKPKPTAAEPVVQSEPAKESEPVRPITREEFVPSRYAPEQTSDIRKLRELANETAKAAIDSATINRWESLCKSKLVVSMLALGTGFFLHYLSPSYLSISFAGACLAYVVTVFWWLQSAVIYQHVKNHRRERLEKRFNDEIINPHGLSHAVEHDEED, from the coding sequence ATGGTCCAAAACAACGTCGCCCCCCGATCGAAACACGATTCTCGACTTCTCGGAAAGTCGACCTCGGCGCTGGTCTTAAAGATTGAAGGGACCGAGCGTGATGGTCAGATCATTCGTGTCCATGCGCCCAAATGCCTGATCGGATCGTCCGCAGATTGCCAGTTGCGCCTGATTGCCGCCGACGTTCAGCCCAAGCACTGCGTGATCTATCGCGGCTCAAGTGGCATGATCGTGAAGTCGTGGACCCGCGACACGCGCGTGAATGGAGATACGATCAGCGAGGCCTGGCTACGCATCGGTGATCGCTTGAGCCTGGGAAGCTTGAGCTTCGAGGTCTTGGAAGACCAACAATCCGAAACGACTGCCGCCTCCCCAACGCCCCCCAACCAATCGAAGTCGCAACGAAAGCTGCGGAAGCGATCCAATCGTCGGATTCGCAGTCTATTGGACGTGGTCCGCAAGCAGAAGGACTCCTTCAGCGAGCTGCAGGCGAAGTTCGATAAGACGCAGCAGATGGTCGATTCGCTGTTGACCCGCGAAGCCGACGCCGGCGATGCCGCCCAAGCCGTGGAAGCAGAAACCGCGCAGGTACGTGCCGAGCGCCGCAAGCGGCACAACCAGCGCGCTCGCCTACTGCTCCATCATGTTCGCAACCTGATCACCAGCAATAACGCGATTCAGGAAGAGCTGCGCGAACAGTTGGAGATCAAGCAGAATCAAGTCAACGAGATTCGCCGCGAGCTGACGGCCAACGCCGATGCCACGGAAGAAGAGCGGGCACGGCACCGTCGTCTCGAGGCCGACCTGCAAGAGTCGGAAGCGTTGATCGCACATCTAAAAGAACAGACCAGCGAACTTCAATCGCGTGAAGAACGTCTGCGCGAGCGTTGGATTTCCGCACGCAAGATCGGCAAGAACCGCGTGAAGTCGATTCTTTCCCACCTGCGCGGCGTTCGCAAGCAGCTTTCGCAGCTTGACGGCCAGTCGAACGAAGAAGACGAACTAGGTGCATCGCGACTGACCAAGTTGCGGCTTGCTTACGATGACGCCTCGCGTGAATTGAACGAAAGCCGTGACTCGCTCAAAGACGCCGAGAGTGAACTGGCTTGGACGCAACAGGAACTCGAACAGCGGCAGCAGCACTCGGAAGACCTCAGCCGCAAAATCGCGGAACTGGAACAACAGCTGGTCGATGGTCAAAACGCTCAACCAAGCGGTATGCCCCCAGAAGAAGCTGCCCAGTACGAGTCGCAACTGAAAACACTGCGGAGCCAACTCGAGGACGCGACACTGCGTGGCGACGATCTGAAGCTTCAACTCGAGGAACTGCGTCAGCAAAACCTCGAGCTGCATCAGACCATCAACCAGCAAAAAGAGATCGAGGAAAATTGGAAGAACCAGTTGGAAGATGCCCGGCAACAGTGCCTGGATATCCGTCGCCAGCTGGAAGACGAACGTCGCCTGGCCGACCTGCAGAGCAGCCACGAAGAACCAGAACCGACCGAGGAAGAGCAGTCGGCGATGAATCACCTGCGTTCGATGGGCATTCTCCGGGATACGCCGTCGCCGACGATGCCCGAGGAGTCTTCGTACGACGAGTCGGAAGACGAGATTCCAGAACAGTCGCCTGCAGAAGACGAAGCACCGTCCGCGAATCCAATGACTGGCCTGACCAGCTTCCCCGACTTCCAGTTCCCGGAAGAAGAAACTCCCCAGGAACCAGAAACGGAATGGGAGTCGCATGAGCCGGTTGCGGATACTCCGGCTGACGAGCCGAAGCCTTCGACCGGCAGCGACGACGACATCTCGATCGACGATTACATGCAAAGCCTTCTGGCCCGCATGCGAGCCAAGACGGGCGAGCCGGAACCGCCACCCAAACCAAAGCCAACCGCGGCGGAGCCCGTCGTCCAGTCAGAACCGGCGAAAGAATCGGAGCCTGTCCGCCCAATCACGCGGGAAGAATTCGTCCCGTCTCGCTATGCTCCGGAACAAACGTCCGACATTCGTAAGCTGCGCGAACTGGCCAACGAAACGGCCAAAGCGGCAATCGATTCGGCGACGATCAATCGCTGGGAGTCGCTCTGCAAATCGAAGCTAGTCGTTTCGATGCTGGCCCTGGGCACTGGCTTCTTCCTGCACTATCTCTCGCCAAGCTACCTCAGCATTTCGTTTGCTGGGGCGTGCCTGGCGTATGTGGTGACCGTCTTCTGGTGGCTGCAATCAGCCGTGATTTACCAGCACGTGAAGAACCATCGCCGCGAACGCCTGGAAAAGCGTTTCAACGATGAAATCATCAATCCGCACGGGCTGTCGCACGCCGTCGAACACGACGAAGAAGACTAA
- a CDS encoding TraR/DksA family transcriptional regulator produces MARSRDEFISKMKEILLRRRDALRKALAGDLSLLKELEQTSGDVVDFALDSVQDELSSQLAEVESRELASIDTALEQIKAGKYGECEGCSATIPIARLQALPYATLCIKCQRELEELGPDGVSWAQTDDTQAVN; encoded by the coding sequence ATGGCACGGTCAAGAGACGAATTTATCAGCAAGATGAAGGAGATTCTCCTTCGCCGTCGCGACGCCCTGCGTAAGGCGCTCGCCGGGGACTTGAGTCTGCTGAAAGAACTTGAGCAGACATCGGGCGACGTCGTCGACTTCGCACTCGATTCGGTCCAGGACGAACTCAGTTCGCAGTTGGCCGAAGTTGAAAGCCGTGAGTTGGCGAGCATCGACACCGCACTGGAACAAATCAAAGCCGGCAAGTACGGGGAATGCGAAGGCTGCAGCGCTACCATTCCGATCGCTCGCCTGCAGGCGCTTCCCTACGCCACTTTGTGCATCAAGTGCCAACGCGAACTGGAAGAACTCGGCCCCGATGGCGTCAGTTGGGCTCAGACCGACGACACCCAAGCCGTCAACTAA
- a CDS encoding S1C family serine protease, with the protein MRYFLALSLVFLAAGISAGQDVNFISADRAAMREEILAEADLLERQLNHLKRVVRYVRPSIVHIETTMAGNGFSKSSEVDEAGAGIIFKHDKSFFVLTNRHVINQAPLERIRIYLEDGRHIRAKRVLTDRDTDVAVVEVDADRLIPAEVGDSSQVEVGEKVFAVGSPFGLSQTVTYGIISAVGRRNLQLGRQGLKLQNFFQTDAAINPGNSGGPLINLRGEVIGLNTAIASNSGGNDGIGFAIPIHAALGVAEQLIEKGQVARAFFGVRMDADFDAAAAKEVGLFRARGAKVSGVTPGSPAEAAMIQVGDVITKFYGQEVEDDLQLINIVSLCPLDEDIRFEIYRDGKFIEKTVRLAARNRFES; encoded by the coding sequence ATGAGATATTTCCTTGCTCTTTCGCTTGTCTTCCTGGCTGCTGGTATTTCGGCCGGACAGGACGTCAATTTCATTTCCGCTGATCGCGCGGCCATGCGGGAAGAGATTCTAGCCGAAGCCGATCTGCTCGAGCGTCAGCTCAACCACCTCAAGCGGGTCGTTAGATACGTACGCCCCTCGATCGTGCATATCGAAACGACGATGGCCGGCAACGGGTTCTCGAAGTCGAGCGAAGTCGATGAGGCAGGTGCCGGAATCATCTTCAAGCACGACAAGAGCTTCTTCGTTCTGACCAATCGCCATGTGATCAACCAGGCACCACTGGAACGGATTCGGATCTATCTGGAAGATGGTCGGCATATTCGCGCCAAGCGCGTGCTGACTGATCGAGATACCGATGTGGCCGTCGTGGAAGTCGACGCCGATCGTCTGATACCTGCCGAGGTGGGTGACAGTTCCCAGGTGGAAGTCGGTGAGAAAGTCTTTGCGGTCGGCAGTCCGTTTGGTCTCAGCCAGACGGTCACCTACGGAATCATCAGCGCCGTCGGAAGGCGTAACCTTCAGCTCGGTCGACAAGGTTTGAAGCTCCAGAACTTTTTTCAGACCGACGCCGCGATCAATCCGGGTAACAGCGGTGGCCCACTGATCAATCTTCGCGGGGAAGTAATCGGGTTGAATACGGCGATCGCCAGTAACTCAGGCGGGAATGATGGAATTGGCTTTGCGATTCCCATTCATGCGGCCCTAGGCGTGGCCGAACAACTGATCGAAAAGGGTCAGGTTGCCAGGGCTTTTTTTGGTGTGCGTATGGATGCCGACTTCGATGCGGCAGCTGCCAAAGAGGTTGGCCTGTTCCGGGCTCGCGGCGCAAAGGTCAGCGGTGTCACGCCAGGCTCACCTGCGGAGGCCGCGATGATCCAGGTCGGCGACGTCATTACCAAGTTCTACGGCCAGGAAGTGGAAGACGACCTGCAGTTGATCAATATCGTCAGCCTGTGTCCGCTGGACGAAGACATTCGTTTCGAGATCTACCGCGACGGTAAGTTCATCGAAAAGACGGTACGCCTGGCGGCTCGTAACCGGTTTGAAAGCTAA
- a CDS encoding nucleoside hydrolase, with product MSRKVIIDCDPGIDDAIALMIALFDPRLDVLAITSTAGNVNADQAYTNLQALIECLDPPRRPRIAMGPGPRLAPPVDSTFLHGSDGLAEIHLDVAKLHQTHSADKLISDEVRAFSDEVTILCLGPMTNVANCLQRDPTFASQVGQIIITGGSVNGIGNVTPCAEFNCHFDAESARRVLHSKTTKTLVPLDITSQVTFGIDLLDHIPKKESRVTDLLNQILPFYFRSHRRHLAQEGICLDDAVALVALLQPELFESVPMAGDVETQGDLTLGATIFDQRTVRTWTPNMEVMTSVDAAGVKDCIIRGIIEAVKETAG from the coding sequence ATGTCCAGGAAGGTCATTATCGACTGTGATCCCGGCATCGATGACGCCATCGCGCTCATGATCGCCCTCTTTGATCCGCGTCTGGACGTCCTGGCGATCACCTCCACCGCCGGAAACGTCAACGCCGACCAAGCGTATACTAACCTGCAAGCCCTCATCGAGTGTCTCGACCCGCCGCGGCGTCCTCGCATTGCCATGGGGCCTGGGCCAAGGCTTGCCCCGCCGGTCGATTCGACCTTCTTGCATGGGAGCGACGGTCTGGCGGAAATCCATCTGGACGTCGCCAAGCTGCATCAAACGCATTCGGCCGACAAACTGATCAGCGACGAAGTCCGAGCGTTTTCCGACGAAGTCACCATTCTTTGCCTCGGGCCCATGACCAATGTCGCCAACTGCCTGCAGCGCGACCCCACGTTCGCCTCGCAGGTCGGACAAATCATCATCACGGGAGGTTCGGTCAATGGAATCGGCAACGTAACTCCCTGTGCCGAATTCAACTGCCATTTCGATGCCGAAAGTGCGCGTCGCGTGCTGCACTCGAAGACGACCAAAACCCTGGTTCCACTCGATATCACCAGCCAGGTCACCTTCGGGATCGACCTGCTGGATCATATTCCCAAGAAAGAATCACGGGTCACGGACCTGCTGAATCAGATTCTGCCCTTCTACTTCCGTTCTCACAGGCGTCACCTGGCCCAGGAAGGGATCTGCCTGGACGACGCGGTCGCGCTGGTTGCCTTGCTGCAGCCGGAACTCTTTGAATCGGTTCCGATGGCCGGCGACGTCGAAACGCAGGGAGACCTGACGCTCGGCGCGACCATCTTCGATCAGCGAACCGTGCGTACCTGGACGCCGAACATGGAAGTGATGACCAGCGTGGATGCCGCCGGAGTGAAGGACTGCATCATTCGAGGGATTATCGAAGCCGTGAAAGAAACGGCGGGATAG
- the trpD gene encoding anthranilate phosphoribosyltransferase, translating into MSHSEVIAKVRSGTDLSLEEMAAAIGQMMEGAWSDDDIGSLLLALNDKGPCVDEIAGAATAMRSHMVTIKSPSEDFIDTCGTGGDRSGTFNISTATALVIAAAGVTVAKHGNRSVTSKSGSADVLSRLGVNIEADVPTIEKCLNEVGICFCFAPLMHGSMKHVAPVRKKLGVPTIFNLLGPLCNPANAPYQLLGVGRPDYRELLASALQKLGTTKAVFVTGRDGMDEVTISDVTDVTIATPGGLVPIVWQPEEFGIQRQGKQDMLVDGPEESAAMIRRVLSGAKGGARDIVVINAAAALWTIGKNDSLSECARLAEIAIDSGAAEKTLAKLAEVSCG; encoded by the coding sequence TTGTCACACTCAGAAGTAATCGCCAAGGTACGGTCCGGGACAGACCTTTCTCTCGAAGAAATGGCCGCCGCCATCGGTCAAATGATGGAAGGGGCATGGAGCGACGACGACATCGGCTCGTTGCTCTTGGCCTTGAACGACAAGGGGCCATGCGTCGACGAAATCGCCGGTGCCGCGACCGCCATGCGCAGTCATATGGTCACCATTAAGTCCCCCAGCGAAGATTTCATCGATACCTGCGGCACCGGGGGGGATCGCAGCGGAACGTTCAATATCAGCACGGCAACCGCCTTGGTTATTGCCGCCGCCGGGGTAACGGTCGCCAAGCATGGCAATCGTAGCGTAACCAGCAAATCAGGCAGCGCGGATGTGCTTTCCCGCCTGGGGGTCAACATCGAGGCGGACGTTCCGACGATCGAAAAGTGCCTGAACGAAGTCGGCATCTGTTTCTGCTTCGCGCCTCTGATGCATGGCTCGATGAAGCATGTGGCCCCAGTGCGAAAGAAGCTGGGCGTCCCGACGATCTTCAATCTGCTGGGTCCCCTATGCAATCCAGCGAACGCGCCGTATCAGCTACTGGGTGTCGGCCGGCCGGATTATCGAGAGCTGCTGGCCAGTGCTCTGCAGAAGCTGGGGACGACCAAGGCGGTGTTTGTGACCGGACGCGATGGCATGGACGAAGTCACGATCAGCGACGTCACCGACGTCACGATCGCTACGCCAGGCGGGTTGGTACCGATTGTCTGGCAGCCGGAAGAATTCGGCATCCAACGGCAAGGCAAACAGGACATGCTGGTTGATGGGCCAGAGGAAAGCGCGGCCATGATTCGTCGTGTCCTTTCCGGAGCGAAGGGGGGAGCACGCGACATTGTCGTGATCAACGCCGCCGCTGCGCTGTGGACCATTGGCAAGAATGACTCGCTCAGCGAATGTGCACGACTCGCGGAAATCGCCATCGATAGTGGAGCGGCCGAGAAGACGCTGGCCAAGCTGGCGGAGGTCAGCTGCGGGTGA
- a CDS encoding MFS transporter yields the protein MKSAAGKTLVILILAVCAAHAMVHVLEGSLPCVEQSIATQYDVSSATTGWLQTVWRFPWGVGALAAGWLVDRYGAKRMLALYLIGGGVTCFTSILLPGLPLLFASMFLMGVMASIYHPAGLALLSHETTPDTLPKTLGWHGVFGSLGIGGVPLIAAGVLSMTHSWHAFYAVLGVMSIAIGMVFVYLTLQSPERVFSKVDQAAADDHGNWASFGVLLVMSSLIGLSYHGVMSFLPRFLSDAKVLGFQTNGEIGGNILAASSLILGCIGQYAAGQMARPKRLEFQLMLICAGTVPFLIGMSFAPVQWKWYCVAAWGMIFFMHQPVFNSLIAKYTPRSRRSLCYGVSFAVGNGIGAIAAGLVGENTHLQSAYLGLAGCASLAALAGLILWVRATRNPPIGPENS from the coding sequence GTGAAGTCAGCAGCAGGTAAGACCTTAGTCATTCTGATTCTGGCGGTCTGCGCGGCCCATGCCATGGTGCATGTGCTGGAAGGTTCGCTGCCGTGTGTCGAGCAGTCGATTGCCACGCAGTACGATGTCAGCTCGGCAACCACCGGCTGGCTGCAAACCGTGTGGCGATTTCCGTGGGGCGTCGGGGCGTTGGCGGCCGGTTGGCTGGTCGATCGCTACGGGGCCAAACGGATGCTGGCACTTTACTTGATTGGCGGAGGCGTGACCTGTTTCACGTCGATCCTTTTGCCGGGGCTTCCGCTTCTGTTCGCTTCGATGTTTCTGATGGGGGTGATGGCCAGCATCTATCATCCGGCTGGACTGGCGCTCCTTTCGCATGAGACGACGCCGGATACGCTGCCCAAAACGCTCGGATGGCACGGCGTATTCGGCTCGCTGGGGATTGGCGGCGTACCGCTGATCGCCGCCGGCGTCCTTTCGATGACCCATTCGTGGCACGCTTTTTATGCGGTGCTGGGGGTGATGTCGATTGCGATCGGCATGGTGTTCGTCTACCTGACACTCCAGTCACCAGAGCGGGTCTTCTCGAAAGTCGATCAGGCAGCCGCCGACGATCACGGTAACTGGGCCAGCTTTGGCGTGTTGTTGGTCATGTCGAGCTTGATCGGATTGTCGTATCACGGCGTGATGAGCTTTTTGCCTCGCTTCTTGTCCGACGCCAAGGTCCTCGGGTTTCAAACCAACGGGGAGATTGGCGGGAACATCCTGGCAGCCAGTTCGCTCATCCTAGGTTGCATTGGCCAATACGCGGCTGGCCAAATGGCTCGTCCGAAGCGGCTGGAATTTCAATTGATGTTGATTTGTGCCGGGACCGTTCCGTTTTTGATTGGAATGAGCTTTGCCCCCGTGCAGTGGAAGTGGTACTGCGTGGCTGCCTGGGGGATGATCTTCTTCATGCACCAACCGGTGTTCAATAGTTTGATCGCCAAGTACACGCCCCGTTCGCGACGGAGTCTCTGTTATGGGGTCTCATTCGCCGTCGGCAATGGGATCGGAGCTATCGCGGCCGGCCTGGTCGGGGAGAACACCCATTTGCAGTCCGCTTACCTGGGATTGGCTGGATGCGCGTCGCTGGCGGCATTAGCCGGGCTGATTTTATGGGTTCGCGCGACCAGAAACCCTCCGATCGGGCCAGAAAACTCGTGA